A region from the Halobacillus mangrovi genome encodes:
- a CDS encoding sigma-54 interaction domain-containing protein, protein MIKRNELYEKILNELDLGIHVIDENGKTIVYNKKMMEIESMTGEEVLDKDLLEVFQFEENQRSTLVQALRRGQTSKNIKQTYFNNKGKEITTINDSYPILENGKVTGAIEITKDVTRLEQVIKENVLKKKNTKFTFDQIIGKSSLIQDVIEEAKKATRTSSSVLIVGETGTGKELFAQSIHNGSSRSSAPFISQNCAAIPDSLMESLLFGTKKGAFTGAVDRPGLFEQAEGGTLLLDEINSLDTKLQAKLLRAIQERNIRRVGDTKDKKVDVRIIATINEDPVDAVAEQRLRKDLYYRLSVVTLFIPPLRERMEDLFSLAHSFIAKYNDLFQMNVKAIHEDAMHLLHQHTWPGNVRELEHTIEGTMNLITNKEAITIDSLPARLRKMYPDHQPLQNKKPVENRAARTLKEKMSETEKLYIQQTLQENNHNVSRTAKILGISRQSLQYRLRKYDM, encoded by the coding sequence ATCATAAAACGGAATGAACTCTATGAAAAAATCTTGAATGAATTAGACCTTGGCATTCATGTGATTGATGAGAACGGAAAAACGATCGTCTATAACAAAAAAATGATGGAAATCGAGTCGATGACAGGCGAAGAAGTGCTCGACAAAGACTTGCTGGAGGTCTTTCAATTCGAAGAAAACCAACGGAGCACCCTTGTCCAGGCTTTAAGGAGGGGGCAAACGTCTAAGAATATCAAACAAACCTACTTCAATAATAAAGGAAAAGAAATTACGACCATTAATGACTCCTATCCAATCTTGGAAAATGGAAAAGTAACAGGTGCTATTGAAATTACAAAAGATGTCACAAGGCTTGAGCAAGTCATTAAAGAGAACGTGTTGAAAAAGAAAAACACGAAGTTTACGTTTGATCAGATCATTGGAAAGAGTTCACTGATCCAAGACGTAATTGAAGAGGCAAAAAAAGCGACACGCACCTCCTCTTCTGTGCTGATCGTTGGTGAAACCGGAACAGGAAAAGAATTATTTGCCCAGAGCATACATAATGGGAGCTCACGGTCATCGGCCCCATTTATTTCTCAAAACTGTGCTGCAATTCCAGACAGCTTAATGGAAAGCTTATTATTTGGAACAAAGAAAGGGGCTTTCACAGGGGCTGTCGACAGACCAGGATTATTTGAACAGGCCGAGGGCGGTACCTTATTGCTCGATGAAATCAACTCGTTAGACACTAAGCTTCAAGCGAAACTTCTTCGAGCCATTCAGGAACGAAACATCCGCAGGGTTGGTGATACGAAGGATAAGAAGGTTGATGTGAGAATCATTGCGACGATTAACGAGGACCCCGTAGACGCGGTTGCGGAGCAGCGTTTAAGAAAAGATTTGTATTACCGTCTTAGCGTTGTGACGTTATTTATTCCACCCCTCCGCGAGCGTATGGAAGATCTCTTTTCTCTAGCTCACAGCTTTATCGCTAAGTATAATGATTTATTTCAGATGAATGTAAAAGCCATCCATGAGGACGCCATGCACCTGCTTCATCAACATACGTGGCCCGGTAACGTAAGGGAGTTGGAACATACGATTGAGGGAACGATGAATCTGATCACCAATAAAGAAGCGATTACGATCGATAGCCTCCCTGCTCGACTCCGAAAGATGTATCCAGATCATCAGCCATTGCAAAATAAGAAGCCGGTCGAAAATCGTGCAGCACGAACATTAAAAGAAAAAATGAGCGAAACAGAAAAACTATATATTCAGCAAACACTACAGGAGAACAATCACAACGTTTCCCGTACTGCAAAAATTCTTGGCATCAGCCGGCAGAGTCTTCAGTATCGATTACGAAAATATGATATGTAA
- a CDS encoding SDR family oxidoreductase, whose amino-acid sequence MKVLVVGANGQIGKHLVTFIQESENVEAKAMIRKEEQASFFKELGAETVVVDLEDDIETIAKATEGVDAVVFTAGSGPHTGPDKTVMIDLDGAVKTIEASKAAGVNRYVMISSFDTTREAIQSAPESFAPYVVAKHYADVWLRDTDLDYTIIHPGRLNNEDGTGQVEAASTVERGEIPREDVARVILASLEDQTTIGKEFQVVAGDKSVQDAIQSL is encoded by the coding sequence TTGAAAGTTCTAGTTGTTGGAGCAAACGGTCAAATCGGAAAACACCTTGTAACCTTTATTCAAGAGAGTGAAAATGTAGAAGCTAAGGCAATGATCCGTAAAGAGGAGCAAGCTTCCTTTTTTAAGGAATTAGGAGCAGAAACAGTAGTGGTGGATTTGGAAGACGATATCGAGACCATCGCCAAAGCTACCGAGGGTGTGGATGCGGTCGTATTCACCGCAGGCTCTGGACCTCACACCGGCCCTGATAAAACGGTGATGATTGATTTGGATGGTGCTGTGAAAACCATTGAGGCATCAAAAGCTGCAGGGGTGAATCGTTATGTTATGATTAGTTCATTTGATACGACACGTGAAGCGATTCAATCAGCGCCTGAATCTTTCGCCCCTTATGTTGTGGCAAAGCATTATGCAGATGTTTGGTTAAGAGATACGGATCTGGACTATACGATTATCCACCCGGGCCGGTTGAATAATGAGGATGGAACGGGGCAAGTAGAAGCAGCCTCTACAGTAGAAAGAGGAGAAATTCCGCGAGAGGACGTAGCTCGTGTGATCTTGGCCAGCTTAGAGGATCAAACTACGATCGGAAAAGAGTTTCAGGTAGTAGCCGGGGACAAATCTGTTCAAGATGCCATCCAGTCACTTTAA
- a CDS encoding ribose-phosphate diphosphokinase, with protein sequence MSSKSKMKLFTLNSNEPLAQEISEILETPLGKSSVIRFSDGEVQINIEESVRGHDVYLIQSTSQPVNEHLMELLIMIDAMKRASAKTINVVIPYYGYARQDRKARAREPITAKLIANLLEKAGISRVLTLDLHAPQIQGFFNVPVDQLLGVPILAEYYKKKDIEDVVVVAPDTSGLRRARRMANILDAPIAFVDKRRPEPNMAEVKNVVGSIEGKNAIIVDDMIDTAETVTQAAEALLENGVNDIYACGTHAVLSDPAVSKINESPIKELVITNSIFLPEEKQNEKITSLSVAPLLADALLRVQTEHSVSELFD encoded by the coding sequence ATGAGCTCAAAATCTAAAATGAAGTTATTCACTTTAAATTCAAATGAACCCCTGGCCCAAGAAATCTCTGAGATCTTAGAGACACCTTTAGGAAAAAGCTCGGTTATCCGTTTTAGCGATGGAGAAGTACAGATTAATATTGAAGAAAGTGTTCGTGGACATGATGTTTACTTAATTCAATCTACTTCTCAGCCTGTAAATGAGCACCTGATGGAGCTATTGATTATGATTGATGCGATGAAGAGAGCATCAGCAAAAACAATCAATGTCGTGATTCCTTATTATGGATATGCCCGTCAGGATCGAAAGGCACGTGCTCGTGAACCGATTACTGCAAAATTGATCGCAAATTTACTGGAAAAGGCAGGAATCTCCAGAGTCCTCACCTTAGATCTTCATGCCCCGCAAATTCAAGGGTTCTTTAATGTTCCTGTTGATCAACTGCTTGGGGTGCCTATTTTAGCAGAGTATTATAAGAAAAAGGATATCGAAGACGTCGTTGTGGTTGCTCCAGATACAAGTGGACTAAGACGTGCGAGAAGAATGGCGAATATCCTTGATGCACCCATTGCTTTTGTTGATAAAAGAAGACCTGAACCGAATATGGCTGAGGTTAAAAACGTTGTTGGATCGATTGAAGGTAAGAACGCCATTATTGTAGATGACATGATAGACACGGCGGAAACAGTTACACAGGCAGCCGAAGCACTCTTGGAAAATGGAGTGAATGATATCTATGCCTGCGGGACCCATGCGGTTTTATCTGATCCTGCAGTTAGCAAGATTAACGAATCACCGATTAAGGAATTAGTGATCACAAATTCTATTTTCTTACCAGAAGAAAAGCAAAATGAAAAGATAACCTCACTGTCTGTTGCTCCTCTATTAGCGGATGCGTTGTTACGAGTGCAAACCGAACATTCGGTAAGTGAATTGTTTGATTAA
- a CDS encoding spore germination protein produces the protein MKETNYPLVDNLVKMIEGNDKVTVKSVTVQNKPIYIIYIKTIADVDHIREFILKPLLDMKAKSKPSIVENLPLNDLAKIEQSDQILKKIFNGFTLIIEDADIYAVNTSKFSLRSVQEPVTEVTLRGARDGFIESLEKNISLLRMHLRTNDLTFQEFTIGQKAFTNVSVAYLEGAANPELIKEVVKRVDNIDTDYIPDGGIIEQLIEKNSNSLFPEVHETERPTKVANALIEGRVAIFIDGSPSVLIAPATLNSLFHSTDDYNFKWIPASFIRLLRYFAAFISVMLPAMYISLISFHQGLIPTDLAFSISKTREGVPIPSFMEALLMEITIEVLREAGVRLPKPIGPAVSIVGAIVLGEAAVTAGIVSPLMVIVVAFAAICSFTVADYGLSLALRTLRFFMLLSAAFLGIYGLLLASFIVSIHLIRLKSFSTPYLEPFAPYFHKRWKDSLIRYKFNKRGGQSE, from the coding sequence ATGAAAGAAACCAACTATCCCCTTGTTGATAACCTGGTAAAAATGATTGAGGGGAACGACAAGGTAACCGTTAAATCTGTCACCGTACAAAACAAGCCCATTTACATCATTTATATCAAAACCATTGCAGACGTGGATCACATTCGAGAATTCATTTTAAAGCCGCTACTCGATATGAAAGCGAAGTCCAAACCATCGATCGTGGAAAACCTTCCATTGAACGATTTGGCGAAGATTGAGCAATCCGATCAAATCTTGAAGAAAATTTTTAATGGATTCACCTTAATCATAGAAGATGCTGATATTTACGCGGTGAACACGTCTAAGTTCTCCCTCCGTTCTGTGCAAGAGCCTGTCACGGAGGTTACTTTGCGTGGGGCACGAGATGGTTTCATTGAGTCTTTGGAAAAGAACATCTCTCTGCTTCGTATGCATTTGCGTACGAATGACCTCACCTTTCAGGAATTTACCATTGGGCAAAAAGCATTCACTAATGTATCCGTTGCCTATTTAGAGGGTGCCGCGAACCCTGAGCTTATTAAAGAAGTGGTTAAACGCGTCGATAACATTGATACAGATTACATACCCGATGGTGGCATCATTGAACAACTGATCGAAAAGAACAGCAACTCACTTTTTCCTGAAGTGCATGAAACAGAACGCCCGACGAAGGTAGCTAATGCACTGATCGAAGGTCGTGTCGCCATTTTTATAGATGGGTCCCCTTCCGTCCTAATTGCACCCGCGACCTTGAATTCGTTGTTCCACTCTACTGATGACTATAACTTCAAATGGATTCCAGCTTCTTTCATTCGGCTGCTCCGTTACTTTGCTGCCTTTATCTCAGTCATGCTACCAGCGATGTATATATCTTTGATTTCATTCCACCAGGGATTGATTCCGACCGACCTGGCTTTTTCTATCTCTAAGACAAGGGAAGGTGTGCCAATTCCGTCATTCATGGAGGCATTATTGATGGAAATTACAATCGAAGTTTTGCGTGAAGCGGGGGTTCGTTTACCAAAACCAATCGGTCCAGCAGTCAGTATTGTCGGTGCGATTGTTCTTGGAGAAGCAGCTGTAACGGCAGGGATCGTTAGTCCATTAATGGTCATTGTCGTCGCTTTCGCAGCGATTTGTTCCTTTACAGTCGCAGATTATGGGTTGAGCCTGGCATTAAGAACGTTACGTTTTTTTATGTTACTCTCTGCTGCCTTTTTAGGCATTTACGGACTTCTCTTGGCATCATTCATCGTCAGCATACACTTAATTCGTCTGAAGAGCTTTTCAACTCCCTATTTAGAACCTTTTGCACCTTACTTCCACAAACGCTGGAAGGATTCACTCATCCGATACAAGTTTAATAAGAGAGGTGGTCAGAGTGAGTGA
- a CDS encoding Ger(x)C family spore germination protein: MPNKVIISVFSLLLLTGCWDSKEIEDIGVILAIGLDTGEKENEVTMTNQYVDPGKIPSLQGGEPGGKPFQNLTVSGTTFLEIIRDNSFESNRPPNYTHLKSIVLSSSLLKRERADEVIDLFVRDHEFRRTTPVFITKERVRDVLDIEPTKELFPAIQIKDLNENSFKNLYIPEQLQIGDMSKYISQEQSFLIPGMKIEEYLIKSDGAGIISKENFQFVGWLEKEDIAGVRFILNDLDGGYINLTKKEISDGPVSLEVKGGSTTYNPTITGESIMMEFNVRVNVSLAEDWGNKRDHFKKGWKKEVEKASNDQIEQAVQTVLTKAQQEYKTDFLNLSNWVRIHQPDYWKKNEKRWDNIFPEMQTKINVKTKITDFGTQNLK, translated from the coding sequence ATGCCAAATAAAGTCATTATAAGTGTTTTTTCATTACTATTATTGACAGGATGCTGGGACAGCAAGGAAATTGAGGATATCGGAGTTATTTTAGCTATTGGTTTAGACACTGGTGAGAAAGAAAACGAGGTAACCATGACAAATCAATACGTCGACCCAGGAAAAATCCCTAGTTTACAAGGAGGAGAACCTGGAGGAAAACCATTCCAGAATCTCACTGTATCAGGGACCACTTTTTTAGAAATCATTCGAGATAACTCTTTTGAAAGCAACCGGCCTCCAAATTATACTCATTTGAAATCAATCGTCTTATCTTCAAGCCTTCTTAAACGTGAAAGGGCAGATGAAGTTATTGACCTTTTTGTAAGAGACCATGAATTCAGAAGAACGACACCGGTATTCATTACTAAAGAGAGAGTGAGAGATGTCCTGGATATCGAACCAACGAAGGAACTTTTTCCAGCGATTCAAATTAAAGATCTCAATGAAAATTCTTTTAAGAATCTTTACATTCCAGAGCAATTACAGATTGGGGACATGTCTAAATACATTTCTCAAGAACAAAGTTTCCTTATACCGGGAATGAAAATTGAAGAATATCTCATCAAATCGGATGGTGCGGGAATTATATCCAAGGAGAACTTTCAATTTGTCGGCTGGCTAGAAAAAGAGGACATAGCTGGGGTCCGATTCATTTTAAATGATCTGGATGGAGGCTATATCAACTTGACCAAAAAGGAAATTTCCGATGGTCCCGTTTCCCTCGAAGTCAAAGGAGGATCTACAACCTACAATCCGACTATCACAGGTGAGAGCATAATGATGGAGTTCAATGTCAGAGTGAATGTTTCTTTAGCTGAAGACTGGGGAAATAAAAGGGATCATTTCAAAAAAGGCTGGAAAAAAGAAGTGGAAAAAGCTTCGAATGACCAAATCGAACAAGCGGTACAAACCGTCCTTACTAAAGCCCAGCAAGAATACAAAACAGACTTCCTCAACCTATCCAACTGGGTAAGGATCCACCAGCCGGATTACTGGAAAAAGAACGAAAAACGCTGGGACAACATTTTTCCTGAGATGCAGACAAAAATCAATGTCAAAACCAAAATCACAGACTTTGGTACTCAAAACTTAAAATAA
- a CDS encoding VanW family protein: MKMIILSLGLLLAQPLIQPGQLSITNDGEEIIKVNRKDFMLEFIGKPFMDQPKTEELIEHLDQEISQEPVNAKIGESGEIIPGQNGYKVHHKKFKEKFYRYLFGQKKGAMDVPKLTITPKVDSELIANIRTQQIGHYVTYFNSNNKERSHNIRLASEAIDSHVVFPGEVFSFNKVVGKRTKEKGYKNAPVIVKGEVTEGIGGGICQVSSTLFNSVDKAGVKIVERYSHSKQVPYVPPGRDATVSWYGPDFTFENQYNQPLLIRSKVTGGQMSVMVYSSEVINYDPQSIPDASKKLPEESDRETDHYE, translated from the coding sequence ATGAAAATGATCATTTTATCTTTAGGTTTACTCTTAGCACAACCCCTTATCCAACCAGGACAATTATCCATAACCAATGATGGTGAGGAAATCATTAAGGTTAATCGTAAGGACTTTATGTTGGAATTCATCGGTAAGCCCTTTATGGATCAGCCTAAAACAGAGGAACTCATTGAACATTTGGATCAAGAAATCAGTCAGGAGCCCGTAAATGCAAAAATAGGCGAGTCAGGTGAAATTATACCTGGACAAAATGGATACAAAGTACATCATAAGAAGTTCAAAGAAAAATTTTATCGGTATCTCTTTGGTCAGAAGAAGGGTGCCATGGACGTTCCAAAACTTACCATTACTCCTAAAGTAGATAGTGAACTGATTGCAAATATCCGCACTCAGCAGATTGGTCATTATGTGACATACTTTAATTCGAACAATAAAGAACGGTCCCATAATATCCGACTTGCTTCAGAAGCCATCGATAGTCATGTGGTTTTCCCTGGGGAAGTTTTTTCTTTTAATAAAGTCGTTGGTAAAAGGACGAAAGAGAAGGGATATAAAAATGCCCCTGTGATTGTGAAGGGGGAAGTGACGGAGGGAATTGGCGGAGGAATTTGTCAGGTTTCTTCTACGTTGTTTAATTCTGTTGATAAGGCCGGCGTGAAAATTGTGGAACGCTATTCTCACAGTAAACAAGTGCCTTATGTTCCGCCAGGACGAGATGCGACAGTGAGTTGGTATGGGCCTGATTTTACGTTTGAAAATCAATACAATCAGCCATTGTTAATTCGCTCAAAAGTAACTGGGGGACAGATGAGTGTGATGGTATATTCTTCCGAAGTGATCAATTATGATCCACAGAGCATTCCTGATGCCAGCAAGAAGCTCCCTGAAGAAAGTGATAGGGAAACTGATCATTATGAGTAA
- a CDS encoding aminotransferase family protein, with protein MNEWCELDKKHFIHPTSSIQQQQEKGPKVIMESGEGIYLKDIHGKTYMDAMSSLWNVHIGHGREELAIAAAEQMKTLAFSSAFSTFSHKPGIKLAEKIASLAPENLNAVFFTSGGSESNDTAIKLVHHYWRIQNRPNRRKIIALKRSYHGVAAASTSATGIPEFWDMAGTTIEGFSHAASTYRSNTESAISALREKIEAEGPETVGAFIAEPVQGAGGVLIPPEGYFKEIRNLCDEYGILFVADEVITGFGRTGRMFGIENWNTVPDMITFAKGVTSGYAPLGGVLVSDAIHEVFKLKSKGTLFHGFTYSGHPTAAAVALKNLDIIESEGLVDHSHRMGKKLLKGFKKLKDEINIVGDVRAVGLLGAVELVKNSETNEKFPQDLKVAPRVIEALHERGVICRAVTYEGIDIICFAPPLIINEGQIDELLTKLEESILEVKNDLVVR; from the coding sequence ATGAATGAATGGTGCGAGTTAGATAAAAAACACTTTATACATCCAACCTCTTCAATTCAGCAACAGCAAGAGAAGGGGCCAAAGGTGATTATGGAGAGTGGGGAAGGCATTTACCTTAAGGACATACATGGGAAAACGTACATGGATGCCATGTCCTCCTTATGGAATGTCCACATTGGTCATGGCCGAGAGGAATTAGCGATTGCAGCTGCTGAGCAAATGAAAACATTAGCCTTTAGCTCTGCTTTTTCTACATTTAGTCACAAACCCGGGATAAAACTGGCTGAGAAGATCGCTTCCTTAGCGCCGGAAAATTTAAATGCCGTTTTCTTTACTTCAGGCGGGTCTGAATCGAATGATACAGCGATTAAGCTCGTCCATCATTACTGGCGAATTCAAAACCGGCCGAACCGGAGAAAGATCATTGCTTTGAAGCGGTCTTACCATGGGGTAGCAGCCGCGTCTACAAGCGCTACGGGTATCCCTGAGTTCTGGGATATGGCAGGGACAACGATCGAGGGCTTCTCTCATGCGGCGTCCACCTATAGAAGCAATACGGAAAGTGCAATCTCTGCTTTACGTGAAAAAATTGAAGCAGAAGGTCCAGAAACTGTAGGTGCTTTCATAGCTGAGCCCGTTCAAGGGGCTGGAGGGGTATTAATACCGCCTGAGGGTTATTTTAAAGAAATAAGAAACTTGTGTGACGAATACGGAATCTTATTTGTAGCGGATGAAGTGATCACAGGATTCGGCAGGACAGGGAGAATGTTTGGCATTGAAAATTGGAACACGGTTCCCGACATGATTACGTTTGCGAAAGGCGTAACAAGTGGGTATGCCCCGCTTGGAGGCGTGCTCGTATCAGACGCGATTCATGAGGTATTCAAATTGAAATCCAAAGGAACGTTATTTCATGGGTTTACCTACAGCGGACACCCAACAGCTGCAGCCGTAGCCTTAAAAAACCTCGATATCATTGAATCTGAAGGGCTTGTCGATCACTCTCATCGTATGGGCAAGAAACTCCTAAAAGGATTTAAAAAACTTAAAGATGAAATCAATATTGTAGGTGATGTACGTGCTGTAGGGCTTTTGGGTGCAGTCGAGCTCGTGAAAAACTCAGAAACGAATGAAAAATTCCCACAAGACTTGAAGGTTGCCCCAAGAGTTATTGAAGCCTTACATGAGCGTGGAGTGATTTGTAGAGCAGTTACTTATGAAGGGATCGACATTATCTGCTTTGCCCCGCCGTTAATCATAAATGAGGGTCAGATCGATGAACTGCTCACTAAATTAGAAGAGTCAATTTTGGAAGTGAAAAATGATTTGGTCGTTAGATGA
- a CDS encoding serine hydrolase, whose protein sequence is MDALQREVEHIVASVKGRVSVVIENKKAAIAINGSERTTAASTIKIPIIMEAFRQAENGDLDLKEKVQVTPDLKTGGDGVLKLLENELSLSILDLMKLMIVVSDNTASNLLITRLGFSNINHLCEQLGCTNTRLNLYFMDFRARGAGVDNMTSARDMVAFLSEIEGGNFVNERSRKTIYNILREQQFTSGLPAYNKNEDILTANKPGMLPGIQHDVGIFKYRNETVYAAVLLSELNDEEAGRRAITDIGRSIIKFMKKENATK, encoded by the coding sequence ATGGACGCTTTACAGAGGGAAGTCGAACACATAGTGGCAAGTGTAAAAGGGAGAGTGAGCGTTGTAATCGAGAATAAGAAAGCTGCTATAGCCATTAACGGTTCTGAACGAACGACAGCAGCCAGCACGATCAAGATTCCGATTATTATGGAGGCATTTAGACAAGCGGAAAATGGAGATTTGGATTTGAAAGAGAAGGTCCAGGTTACACCTGATTTAAAGACTGGGGGAGATGGAGTTCTTAAGCTCCTTGAGAACGAGCTATCTTTATCCATTTTGGATCTGATGAAACTGATGATCGTCGTTTCCGATAATACGGCTTCAAACCTATTGATCACTAGACTTGGTTTCTCCAATATCAATCATCTTTGTGAGCAGCTGGGATGCACGAATACTCGATTGAATCTCTACTTTATGGATTTCCGAGCACGGGGTGCAGGGGTAGACAATATGACCTCTGCACGTGATATGGTGGCATTCCTTTCAGAAATTGAGGGTGGAAACTTTGTGAATGAAAGATCCCGTAAGACCATCTATAACATACTGAGGGAGCAGCAGTTTACATCAGGTCTCCCTGCTTACAATAAAAATGAAGATATATTAACCGCCAATAAACCTGGTATGCTGCCAGGAATACAACATGATGTGGGGATTTTTAAATATAGGAATGAAACGGTATATGCGGCCGTTTTACTAAGTGAGTTAAATGATGAGGAAGCTGGAAGAAGAGCGATCACTGATATTGGGCGCAGTATTATAAAATTCATGAAGAAAGAAAACGCTACAAAATAA
- a CDS encoding GerAB/ArcD/ProY family transporter, giving the protein MSDLKQLSGLQLIVVFISAMIGVGIIIMPRSLADAVDAPDLWLSIIWGFLLIGLFSMIIVQLVSRYPGQTFFEISTIITGKYIGFLLNVCYILYTLIVSAYILRVTSGIIKNHLLDTTPLSVVIGGFLIVSTYLITNGAGDIVRFFQLYFPVMMFMFIALCLLSLKDVDINNLRPVFGEGIMPTFQGIKITFFSFLGFEFLLIFSKVLGKRSPNKLRAGMWISLGLTAIIYIVFHALSLGILGLEELKQITFPTVEMAKSIEFQGFFFERFEILFLVGWLITAFTSFSAYYYAMWTGVRQTFRTKSKLFVWMVAAFIFGAALYPTGMTEVFQYSRLINYASAIAIILFPALLLLISLIRRQSYAK; this is encoded by the coding sequence GTGAGTGATCTCAAACAATTATCAGGATTACAACTTATCGTCGTCTTCATATCTGCAATGATCGGTGTAGGTATCATCATTATGCCCCGCTCCCTTGCAGATGCAGTGGATGCTCCAGATTTGTGGTTAAGTATCATTTGGGGCTTTCTTTTGATTGGACTTTTTTCAATGATTATCGTCCAATTGGTTAGTCGTTACCCTGGGCAAACATTCTTTGAGATATCAACGATCATTACAGGTAAATATATAGGATTTTTATTAAACGTGTGTTATATCCTCTATACGCTAATCGTTTCTGCTTACATTCTTAGAGTCACTAGCGGGATTATTAAAAATCATTTATTGGATACCACCCCTCTTTCTGTAGTCATCGGTGGTTTCTTGATAGTCAGCACATATTTGATTACGAACGGAGCAGGTGATATCGTACGTTTTTTTCAGCTTTATTTCCCAGTCATGATGTTCATGTTTATCGCTTTGTGTCTGTTAAGTCTGAAGGATGTTGATATCAATAACTTACGGCCGGTGTTTGGCGAAGGTATCATGCCAACTTTCCAAGGCATAAAGATTACCTTTTTCTCCTTTCTTGGATTTGAATTTCTGTTGATTTTCTCGAAAGTGTTAGGCAAAAGGAGCCCCAATAAACTCAGGGCAGGTATGTGGATAAGCCTTGGACTCACTGCCATAATATACATTGTCTTCCACGCCCTCTCGTTAGGGATTCTTGGACTGGAAGAATTGAAGCAGATCACTTTTCCGACCGTCGAGATGGCGAAAAGCATTGAATTCCAGGGCTTCTTTTTCGAGAGATTTGAAATCCTTTTTTTAGTCGGGTGGCTCATAACTGCCTTTACGTCATTCTCTGCGTACTACTATGCAATGTGGACTGGCGTTAGACAAACGTTTCGCACCAAATCCAAGCTGTTCGTTTGGATGGTAGCCGCCTTTATATTTGGGGCGGCCCTATATCCCACTGGAATGACAGAGGTCTTTCAGTATTCGAGGTTGATCAATTATGCTTCGGCCATTGCAATCATCCTTTTCCCTGCTCTTCTTTTGTTGATTTCTTTAATCAGGAGACAGTCCTATGCCAAATAA